Proteins found in one Lycium ferocissimum isolate CSIRO_LF1 chromosome 6, AGI_CSIRO_Lferr_CH_V1, whole genome shotgun sequence genomic segment:
- the LOC132059960 gene encoding transcription initiation factor TFIID subunit 11-like yields MKHSKDPFEAAIEEEEVSPPESPVGLDENETEDQAALNVSAHGGDDANINPGPENRLTSRNVPISAGTAGPSSSKIKEEDEEEEEENMDVQLGKFASSSDPDKLSKMQSILSQFTEEQMSRYESFRRSGFQKSNMKRLLTSITGNSKISIPMTIVVSGIAKLFVGELVETARMVMAERKDTGPIRPCHMREAYRRLKLEGKIPKGSVPRLFR; encoded by the exons ATGAAGCATTCAAAGGATCCCTTTGAAGCTGCCATTGAGGAAGAGGAGGTATCACCCCCTGAATCTCCTGTTGGCCTTGATGAGAATGAAACTGAAGACCAAGCTGCACTTAATGTTAGTGCCCATGGAGGTGATGATGCTAATATCAATCCTGGTCCTGAAAATCGTTTGACATCTAGGAATGTACCAATTTCTGCTGGTACAGCTGGTCCAAGTAGTAGTAAAATCAAAGAGGAAGAtgaggaggaagaggaagaaaacATGGATGTGCAGTTAGGAAAGTTTGCATCAAGCAGTGATCCCGATAAACTGTCGAAGATGCA GTCTATATTGTCCCAATTCACAGAGGAGCAAATGAGTAGGTATGAGTCGTTTCGTAGGTCTGGATttcagaaatctaacatgaagcGG TTACTGACCAGTATCACTGGAAATTCAAAGATATCTATCCCAATGACGATTGTGGTGTCTGGTATAGCAAAATTGTTTGTTGGTGAGCTTGTTGAAACAG cTAGAATGGTGATGGCTGAGAGAAAGGATACAGGGCCAATCAGGCCGTGTCACATGAGAGAAGCATATAGAAGGCTAAAACTTGAAGGCAAGATTCCAAAAGGATCAGTGCCAAGGCTTTTCCGTTAG
- the LOC132059956 gene encoding zeatin O-xylosyltransferase-like yields the protein MTLAQPGDKEDRTEVRNSDLSTSMCSYEVVIVMVPFPVQGHLNQLLQLACLISSSYDLPVYYVGSATLNRQARVRANALNSSDIAKIHFHDIPTPEFASPPPEFSASSKFPSHHRPLWDAYLLMREPIASVLHDISSKSRRVIVIHDYLMSSNVQDVSSFPNAESYVFNCISAFTLYSVSSLLSGMSVQFGETLLKKLPSPEGVMPDEVKDLIDSQHPYTDIRSGDIHNTSKVIEGEFLDLLAQVESKQQWAIGPIQPTKQNHISNSNNICLEWLNKQPPRSVLYISFGTATSFSDREIKELAMGLERSKQKFIWVLRDADRGDIFTEEARKVELPEGFDERVKGIGLVVRDWAPQPEILAHLSTGGFMSHCGWNSCIESITMGVPIAAWPMHSDQPRNSFLVTEMLKTGLIVREWEKREELVSASTIENIVSKLMASEEGDVIRKRAEELGEAVRRSTEKGGASRIELDAFIAHITR from the coding sequence ATGACGCTAGCTCAACCAGGAGACAAGGAGGATCGGACAGAAGTACGAAATTCCGATCTTTCTACTTCCATGTGTAGCTATGAAGTAGTTATAGTCATGGTTCCATTTCCAGTTCAAGGCCATCTCAATCAACTTCTTCAACTTGCCTGTTTAATCTCCTCATCATATGATCTTCCTGTCTATTATGTTGGCTCAGCCACACTTAACCGTCAAGCTCGGGTTCGAGCCAACGCCTTAAATTCTTCAGACATAGCCAAAATCCACTTCCATGACATTCCAACTCCTGAATTTGCCTCACCTCCACCTGAGTTTAGTGCCTCGAGCAAATTCCCATCACATCATCGGCCATTATGGGATGCATATTTGCTTATGCGCGAGCCTATTGCTTCCGTTTTACACGATATCTCCTCGAAGTCAAGACGAGTCATTGTTATTCATGATTATTTGATGTCCTCCAATGTTCAGGATGTTTCTTCCTTTCCCAATGCTGAATCCTATGTATTTAATTGCATATCAGCTTTCACTTTGTACAGCGTTTCAAGCTTACTTAGTGGAATGTCTGTACAATTTGGAGAAACGTTGCTTAAAAAGCTACCCTCCCCTGAAGGAGTGATGCCAGATGAAGTCAAGGACTTGATAGATTCTCAGCATCCCTATACGGATATTAGATCAGGTGATATCCATAATACAAGCAAAGTGATTGAAGGCGAGTTTCTTGATTTGCTGGCACAAGTAGAAAGTAAACAACAATGGGCAATTGGACCAATTCAGCCTACTAAACAAAATCATATCTCAAATAGCAACAATATATGTTTGGAGTGGCTTAACAAACAACCTCCAAGATCAGTTCTTTATATATCTTTTGGAACAGCAACTTCATTTTCGGATAGAGAAATCAAGGAGCTCGCGATGGGATTAGAACGAAGCAAACAGAAGTTCATATGGGTGTTAAGAGATGCCGATAGAGGAGATATTTTTACTGAGGAAGCTAGAAAAGTTGAGTTGCCAGAAGGGTTTGACGAAAGAGTAAAAGGGATTGGGTTAGTGGTGAGAGATTGGGCCCCACAACCAGAAATCTTGGCTCATTTGTCCACAGGCGGGTTCATGAGTCATTGTGGATGGAATTCTTGTATAGAGAGTATTACTATGGGGGTGCCTATAGCTGCTTGGCCTATGCATTCTGACCAACCGAGAAATAGTTTCTTGGTGACGGAAATGTTGAAAACAGGCCTGATTGTGAGGGAGTGGGAGAAACGCGAGGAGCTGGTGAGTGCATCTACCATTGAGAACATCGTGAGCAAGCTGATGGCATCTGAAGAAGGTGATGTAATTAGGAAAAGAGCAGAAGAATTGGGAGAAGCTGTAAGGCGTTCCACAGAGAAAGGGGGTGCTTCTCGTATAGAATTGGATGCTTTTATCGCGCATATCACAAGATAG